A single window of Chloracidobacterium thermophilum B DNA harbors:
- a CDS encoding TlpA family protein disulfide reductase, which yields MSVTIPSPAPAFSLDDHHGRTHTYQFPRPLVTVLCFGDMVSAYQLASWIEPLYLKFRDQIDIIGIAAFRGVPDIFRELVRVSIEKLSPKEVLIDWDGEVSRAYGLTFGQCRVVVVAPDGTVVQAVNGTATPATFRRVTDSIADAMQETAAIQSASDENLA from the coding sequence GTGTCTGTAACAATACCCTCTCCTGCGCCGGCGTTTTCGCTCGATGATCACCATGGCCGGACTCACACCTACCAGTTTCCACGTCCGCTGGTGACGGTACTGTGCTTTGGTGACATGGTGAGCGCCTATCAGTTGGCAAGCTGGATCGAACCCCTGTACCTGAAGTTTCGGGATCAGATTGACATCATCGGCATTGCCGCGTTCCGGGGAGTGCCGGACATCTTCCGGGAACTGGTGCGCGTGAGTATTGAGAAGCTTTCCCCCAAGGAAGTGCTCATTGACTGGGATGGCGAGGTCTCCCGCGCCTATGGTCTCACCTTCGGGCAGTGCCGCGTTGTGGTCGTCGCGCCGGATGGAACGGTGGTGCAGGCCGTGAATGGGACAGCCACCCCCGCTACCTTCCGCCGGGTTACAGACAGCATTGCCGATGCGATGCAGGAGACGGCCGCCATCCAGTCGGCGTCTGACGAAAACCTTGCCTGA
- a CDS encoding phytoene desaturase family protein — protein sequence MIEPMADTAACYDVAVVGGGHNGLVCAAYLAKAGRSVLVLERRPVVGGAVCTEEIIPGYKFDIGSSAHIMIHGTPVIAELELSKYGLEYIEMDPWAFYPILGTPHGIAFHRDIEKTCASIAQISPADAERYRKFVAHWGELNDAIFEVFLNAPDPQKILWTALKRSVTSFRSRKAWGSLETARQLMAPYGQVIRETFQNEHLRTAMLWLAAQSGPAPSEVASGDMFGWNAMIHQTGAKRAKGGSGALTQALAKCFLAHGGTLHLEAEVSAIARLADGTFKIKLVGGEAFHARRVVSACHVQTTFLKLLEDCPTELRQRVANIRVGNGFGMIVRHAVEELPQYEGITSDERGVAACHSALQLLCPSAAYLESSFRDFLLGRPPEQPSVVAMTFSAIDPTLAPPGKHTLFTWAQYHPYELSNGEQWDDIAEREADKIYEVVCRYAPNMRGKIIGRYIQTPVEIERKLGLLRGNVMHVEMSLDQMFFFRPLPELASYKTPIPGLYLTGASTHPGGGVFGASGYNTARVVLSDR from the coding sequence GTGATTGAACCTATGGCAGATACAGCAGCTTGCTATGATGTTGCCGTTGTCGGTGGCGGGCACAACGGTCTGGTCTGCGCCGCCTATCTGGCCAAGGCCGGACGTTCGGTTTTGGTGCTGGAGCGCCGCCCGGTTGTGGGTGGCGCCGTTTGTACGGAAGAAATCATTCCGGGTTACAAGTTCGACATCGGTTCCTCGGCGCACATCATGATTCATGGCACGCCGGTGATTGCCGAACTGGAACTGAGCAAGTACGGCCTCGAATACATCGAGATGGACCCGTGGGCCTTTTATCCAATCCTGGGGACGCCCCACGGCATTGCCTTTCACCGGGACATTGAGAAAACCTGCGCCAGTATTGCCCAAATTTCGCCGGCCGATGCCGAGCGGTACCGCAAGTTTGTGGCGCACTGGGGCGAACTCAACGATGCGATTTTTGAGGTGTTTCTGAATGCGCCGGACCCGCAGAAAATTCTCTGGACGGCGCTCAAGCGCAGTGTCACCAGTTTCCGGTCACGCAAAGCGTGGGGATCACTCGAAACGGCGCGGCAACTGATGGCACCCTACGGGCAGGTCATCCGGGAGACCTTCCAGAACGAGCATCTGCGGACGGCCATGCTCTGGTTGGCCGCACAGTCAGGGCCGGCACCAAGTGAAGTGGCCAGCGGGGATATGTTCGGCTGGAATGCCATGATTCACCAGACCGGCGCCAAACGCGCCAAGGGCGGCTCCGGAGCGTTGACGCAGGCGCTGGCGAAGTGTTTTCTCGCTCACGGCGGAACGTTACACCTTGAGGCGGAAGTGTCGGCCATTGCGCGTCTGGCCGACGGTACATTCAAAATCAAACTCGTTGGTGGTGAGGCTTTCCATGCGCGGCGGGTGGTAAGCGCCTGTCACGTGCAGACGACGTTCCTCAAGCTGCTGGAGGACTGCCCCACCGAACTCCGGCAGCGCGTCGCCAACATCCGGGTTGGCAACGGCTTTGGGATGATTGTGCGCCACGCTGTTGAGGAACTGCCCCAGTACGAGGGCATCACCAGTGATGAGCGCGGTGTGGCGGCCTGTCACAGCGCGTTGCAACTGTTGTGCCCGTCGGCGGCCTACCTGGAAAGCAGCTTTCGGGACTTCCTGCTGGGGCGTCCGCCGGAGCAGCCGAGCGTTGTGGCCATGACGTTCTCGGCCATTGACCCCACACTGGCCCCACCCGGCAAGCACACCCTGTTTACCTGGGCCCAGTATCACCCCTACGAGCTTTCCAACGGTGAGCAGTGGGATGACATTGCCGAGCGCGAGGCCGACAAAATCTACGAGGTCGTTTGCCGTTATGCGCCCAACATGCGCGGCAAGATCATCGGGCGCTACATTCAGACACCGGTAGAAATCGAGCGGAAGCTGGGGTTGTTGCGCGGCAATGTCATGCACGTCGAAATGTCGCTCGACCAGATGTTTTTCTTCCGCCCATTACCGGAGTTGGCTTCCTACAAAACGCCGATTCCGGGGCTGTACCTGACGGGGGCGAGTACCCATCCCGGCGGTGGTGTCTTTGGGGCGAGCGGCTACAACACGGCGCGGGTGGTGTTGTCTGACCGGTGA
- a CDS encoding spinster family MFS transporter gives MSTAALPLSSRQATTYAYFVLAMLTLLNLLNYIDRYIFSALVPYIKADTGYTDAQLGLIGSAFTWVYTLCSPLFGYFGDRYHRGCLIAVGVFVWSLATAGAGLARSLWQLLVARAAVGVGEANYATIAPSLLADYFPKARRGLAMSIFQATIPIGAAAGFVLGGYLGAPDMFGWRYALLIVGVPGLLAALTMFFIREPQRGVMDEPLAPPTQALPGEPSQPKEVGWLEGYWQLLVNRGYLLTCLGYAGVTFALGALVFWAPEWMKADKGLSEKEANLVLGICAVVGGTLGSLIGGLLGDALNRRLRGVRGYFLVCAVSAGLASVPMFIALVATTPLVYQVCTFITLLLVYLGNGPANTLVVSLVAPNLRTTATGLLVVAIHVFGDGISLALVGWISTHLRELAQAGQSPPAFVVTLATLCGLSPAAQTLSVALLLMPVALVVAGLLYGLGTITPEATRDNPASPA, from the coding sequence ATGAGCACTGCTGCCCTGCCGCTGTCGTCAAGGCAAGCGACGACGTACGCCTATTTCGTGCTGGCGATGCTGACGTTGCTCAACCTGCTCAACTACATTGACCGGTATATCTTTTCGGCGCTGGTGCCGTACATCAAGGCGGACACCGGCTACACCGATGCACAACTGGGGCTGATCGGCAGTGCCTTCACCTGGGTCTATACGCTCTGCTCACCGCTTTTCGGCTACTTTGGCGATCGGTATCACCGGGGCTGTCTGATTGCCGTGGGAGTTTTTGTGTGGAGTCTGGCTACGGCCGGGGCCGGACTGGCCCGCAGCCTGTGGCAGTTGCTCGTGGCACGGGCAGCAGTGGGGGTAGGGGAGGCCAACTACGCCACCATTGCTCCCAGTCTGCTGGCCGATTACTTCCCCAAAGCCCGGCGTGGGCTGGCGATGAGCATCTTTCAGGCGACAATTCCGATTGGCGCGGCGGCCGGCTTTGTTTTGGGCGGTTATCTCGGCGCACCGGATATGTTTGGCTGGCGCTACGCCCTGCTGATTGTGGGCGTGCCGGGGTTGCTGGCAGCGCTTACGATGTTTTTCATCCGCGAGCCGCAGCGCGGCGTCATGGATGAGCCGCTGGCGCCGCCCACTCAGGCATTGCCCGGCGAGCCATCCCAACCGAAGGAGGTGGGCTGGCTCGAAGGCTACTGGCAATTGCTGGTGAACCGTGGCTACCTGCTGACCTGTCTGGGGTATGCCGGCGTGACGTTTGCGCTTGGGGCGCTGGTGTTCTGGGCCCCGGAGTGGATGAAAGCTGACAAGGGGCTAAGTGAAAAAGAAGCCAACCTGGTGCTGGGAATTTGTGCGGTCGTGGGTGGCACGCTGGGCAGTCTCATCGGCGGACTGCTCGGCGATGCCCTCAATCGGCGGTTGCGCGGTGTACGCGGCTACTTTCTCGTCTGCGCGGTCAGTGCTGGCTTGGCGAGTGTGCCGATGTTCATAGCACTGGTGGCTACAACGCCGCTTGTCTATCAGGTCTGTACATTTATCACGCTGCTTCTGGTGTATCTGGGAAACGGCCCGGCCAACACGCTGGTCGTCAGTCTCGTCGCGCCCAACCTGCGTACAACGGCAACTGGCCTTCTGGTCGTGGCGATTCACGTCTTCGGGGATGGCATTTCACTGGCACTGGTGGGGTGGATTTCGACCCATCTGCGGGAACTGGCACAGGCGGGGCAGTCACCGCCGGCTTTTGTCGTCACCCTGGCCACGCTCTGCGGGTTGTCACCGGCGGCCCAGACCCTTTCGGTCGCCCTGCTGCTGATGCCGGTGGCGCTGGTGGTTGCCGGCCTGCTGTACGGGCTGGGCACCATCACCCCGGAAGCCACCAGGGACAACCCCGCCTCGCCGGCCTAG
- a CDS encoding FtsB family cell division protein — MSQARVSFINEYQLRHEQVLALPKPRVLTLGIPLYALVAMVVIGLTGVCITVTLRTHSELQNATSAHNRLQAQIARQTAENQRLQQELRQLDTDPRAIERSAREMGLVRQNETILVVDESRPTPTMGHGADW; from the coding sequence TTGAGTCAGGCAAGAGTTTCATTCATCAATGAGTACCAACTGCGCCATGAGCAGGTTCTGGCCCTTCCCAAACCGCGTGTCCTGACGCTGGGGATTCCCCTCTATGCCCTCGTCGCCATGGTCGTCATCGGACTGACCGGGGTGTGCATCACGGTCACGCTCCGTACGCACAGTGAACTCCAGAACGCCACATCCGCTCACAACCGCCTGCAGGCCCAGATTGCCCGGCAGACCGCTGAAAACCAGCGCCTTCAGCAGGAACTGCGCCAACTCGACACGGACCCACGTGCTATCGAGCGTTCAGCACGGGAAATGGGACTCGTCCGACAGAATGAGACCATTCTGGTCGTGGACGAATCCCGTCCCACCCCCACCATGGGTCACGGAGCCGACTGGTAA
- a CDS encoding phosphoglucomutase/phosphomannomutase family protein, whose protein sequence is MIAFGTSGWRAILADDFTFANVRLVTQAIADELQSSGAGGLVLVGYDPRFMAEKFAAACAEELSRRGFDVQVTDRDTPTPTLSVAIRATGARGGINFTASHNPPEYGGMKFSTANGAPALPEVTRRIETFIQRRMDDSTLAVPITTPGRIETVDLREMYLAVLAGKVNGDALHHRPLRVAYDALWGTGRGYLDVFLRSYGWEVTTLHDWRDPYFGGRSPEPSEANLAELREVVRRDGLDLGLATDGDADRFGIIDRDGSFIPANAILALLTDYLYRSRGWKQGVGRSVATSHWLDRVANQHGIPVYETPVGFKFLGELILEEKIFLAGEESAGLSIHGHIPEKDGILACLLVAEMVAQRGQSLRDLLAELSRSVGTLVNRRIGVRLTPEKQQQLRQTLEATPPESFGGKRVLRLDRTDGVKFFLEDEAWVLIRLSGTEPLARCYAEARTEAEVEVLLESGKSFIHQ, encoded by the coding sequence ATGATTGCATTCGGCACATCCGGTTGGCGCGCCATTCTGGCCGACGACTTTACTTTTGCCAATGTCCGGCTTGTCACCCAGGCCATTGCCGACGAACTCCAGAGCAGTGGTGCCGGCGGATTGGTTCTGGTCGGCTACGACCCACGCTTCATGGCTGAAAAATTTGCCGCGGCCTGTGCCGAAGAACTCTCCCGTCGCGGATTCGACGTGCAGGTGACAGACCGGGATACCCCAACGCCCACGCTGTCGGTGGCCATTCGCGCCACAGGCGCGCGCGGCGGTATCAACTTCACGGCCAGTCACAATCCACCGGAGTATGGCGGCATGAAGTTTTCGACCGCCAACGGTGCGCCAGCGCTGCCGGAAGTCACCAGACGTATCGAGACGTTCATCCAGCGCCGGATGGATGACAGCACGCTGGCTGTACCCATAACGACACCCGGACGCATCGAGACCGTGGACCTGCGCGAGATGTACCTGGCCGTGCTGGCCGGGAAGGTCAACGGCGATGCCCTGCACCACCGGCCGCTGCGTGTGGCCTACGATGCCCTCTGGGGCACCGGACGCGGCTACCTTGACGTGTTTCTGAGGTCTTACGGCTGGGAGGTGACGACCCTCCACGACTGGCGCGACCCGTACTTTGGGGGACGCAGCCCGGAACCTTCGGAAGCCAATCTGGCCGAACTGCGGGAAGTCGTCCGGCGCGACGGCCTTGATTTGGGACTTGCCACGGATGGCGATGCCGACCGCTTCGGGATCATAGACCGGGACGGCAGTTTTATCCCGGCGAATGCCATTCTGGCACTGCTCACCGACTATTTGTACCGGTCACGTGGCTGGAAGCAAGGCGTCGGGCGCAGCGTGGCCACCTCGCACTGGCTTGACCGGGTGGCGAACCAGCACGGCATTCCGGTGTACGAAACCCCGGTCGGTTTCAAGTTTCTCGGCGAGCTGATTCTGGAGGAAAAGATATTTCTCGCCGGAGAGGAAAGCGCCGGGCTGTCCATCCACGGTCACATCCCGGAAAAAGACGGTATTCTGGCGTGTCTGCTCGTGGCGGAAATGGTGGCGCAGCGGGGGCAGTCCCTCCGGGACCTGCTGGCCGAGCTGTCCCGGAGCGTCGGAACGCTTGTCAATCGGCGCATCGGCGTGCGCCTCACCCCGGAAAAACAGCAGCAACTCCGCCAGACCCTGGAAGCCACGCCACCGGAGTCCTTTGGCGGCAAGCGGGTGCTGCGCCTGGATCGCACCGATGGAGTGAAGTTTTTTCTGGAAGATGAAGCCTGGGTGTTGATTCGCCTGTCAGGGACAGAGCCGCTGGCCCGGTGCTATGCCGAGGCGCGAACGGAAGCTGAAGTGGAGGTGTTGCTTGAGTCAGGCAAGAGTTTCATTCATCAATGA
- a CDS encoding HD domain-containing phosphohydrolase — translation MQLKKPTKILYTFLAVILPLSILPLMAISWKLIGIGRESMRLNERAEQLRSVVLVANELQTYIGGYRHQIAGIARTLEAVGGADVLLQQAESVRNRQLAQFLEDDANLILLGIAPRSREADTRLVAQWDSKKILGEEVRDTVGEALKAVSRRLDRTYVSTPRYIPSSNEFAIVLAHPLQVAAAPSDQSYQPAVVLAVVSLEPIFNLVNVTSASGNLNNEALLRNGSRVVFLVDQQGRILAHPDRALVYTPTNVSDWGIVAKWQDTIAIDVSAPLAEPFEIRLGNDRLPMLGSCATALIAPELPLGVIAVINEEAAYSSVTTMIWQASVLTFVTALVAAGVGILLAYWVTSPIAAVAHGARAIAGGDFARRIAVRSRSEIGQLAEDFNAMAEQIQRYINDLRFAVNENRELFLGTVKALAEAIDGKDPYTRGHSERVKMYSVLMAEHMGLSQEEIEDIQVAALLHDVGKIGIEDRILKKPAALTEEEYTIMKTHPEKGAKIMAEIPQMKKYVPGMYYHHECMDGRGYPLGLKGDQIPLMARIISVADTFDAMTTNRPYQRAMTPEVAVQKIWSFAGTRYDPSVVAALESALKAGKLDEVIHGYQVALAAGKA, via the coding sequence ATGCAGCTCAAGAAGCCTACGAAAATCCTGTACACGTTTCTGGCGGTCATCCTGCCCCTGTCCATTCTTCCCCTGATGGCCATAAGCTGGAAGTTGATCGGTATTGGGCGTGAGTCCATGCGGTTGAATGAGCGCGCCGAACAGCTCCGCTCGGTGGTGCTGGTGGCCAATGAACTGCAAACCTACATTGGCGGGTATCGCCATCAGATTGCCGGCATCGCACGCACCCTCGAAGCGGTTGGCGGTGCTGATGTGCTGCTCCAGCAGGCCGAAAGCGTACGCAATCGGCAACTGGCCCAGTTTCTTGAAGATGATGCCAATCTCATCCTGTTGGGCATTGCGCCCCGCAGCCGTGAAGCCGACACCCGGCTGGTAGCGCAGTGGGACTCCAAAAAAATTCTGGGTGAGGAGGTCCGGGACACGGTCGGTGAGGCGCTCAAGGCCGTGAGCCGCCGGCTCGACCGCACCTACGTCAGCACGCCGCGCTACATCCCTTCAAGCAATGAGTTTGCCATCGTGCTGGCGCATCCTCTGCAGGTGGCTGCGGCCCCCTCCGATCAGTCCTACCAGCCGGCAGTTGTCCTGGCAGTGGTCAGTCTGGAACCCATCTTCAATCTCGTCAACGTCACCTCTGCCAGCGGGAACCTCAACAACGAAGCATTGCTGCGCAATGGCAGCCGCGTGGTGTTTCTGGTTGACCAGCAGGGACGCATCCTGGCGCATCCCGACCGGGCGCTGGTCTATACGCCGACGAACGTCAGTGACTGGGGGATTGTCGCCAAGTGGCAGGACACAATCGCCATTGATGTGTCCGCGCCGCTGGCCGAGCCGTTCGAGATTCGCCTGGGCAATGATCGGCTCCCGATGCTTGGCAGTTGCGCCACGGCGCTGATTGCGCCCGAGCTGCCACTGGGGGTGATTGCTGTCATCAACGAGGAAGCGGCCTACTCATCCGTGACGACCATGATCTGGCAGGCTTCGGTGTTGACGTTCGTGACCGCCCTCGTGGCGGCTGGGGTGGGCATCCTGCTGGCCTACTGGGTGACATCGCCGATTGCCGCCGTAGCCCACGGAGCACGGGCCATTGCCGGGGGCGACTTCGCGCGGCGGATCGCCGTCCGCAGCCGCTCCGAAATCGGACAACTCGCCGAAGATTTCAACGCCATGGCTGAGCAAATCCAGCGGTACATCAACGACCTGCGGTTTGCGGTCAACGAAAACCGGGAGTTGTTCCTGGGAACGGTCAAGGCGCTGGCCGAAGCCATTGACGGCAAAGACCCCTACACCCGTGGACATTCCGAGCGGGTGAAAATGTACTCCGTGCTCATGGCCGAACATATGGGGCTGAGCCAGGAGGAAATCGAGGATATTCAGGTGGCGGCACTGCTGCACGATGTCGGGAAGATCGGTATCGAGGACCGGATTCTGAAGAAACCGGCGGCGCTGACCGAGGAAGAGTACACCATCATGAAGACACACCCGGAAAAGGGCGCAAAGATCATGGCGGAAATCCCGCAGATGAAAAAGTACGTGCCGGGAATGTACTACCACCATGAATGCATGGATGGGCGGGGCTATCCCCTCGGCCTGAAGGGCGACCAGATACCGCTGATGGCGCGCATCATCAGCGTGGCTGATACCTTCGACGCGATGACGACCAATCGCCCGTACCAGCGGGCCATGACGCCGGAAGTGGCCGTTCAGAAGATTTGGTCCTTTGCCGGAACACGCTATGACCCGAGTGTGGTGGCGGCCCTGGAAAGTGCGCTCAAGGCCGGCAAGCTGGACGAGGTCATTCATGGCTACCAGGTGGCTCTGGCAGCCGGAAAAGCCTGA
- a CDS encoding S41 family peptidase, with protein MFFHRHFARLALLLMVVSAVSGGILMRWTAFGWGSQLGPPEHQQRAELERSVREAQEVILTHYVAATPPDQLTKSAIQGMLRVLDPHSNFFDSKEFQEMRTEQHSRFYGIGVSIARRHDRVYILATIENTPAARAGLRAGDAIIKVDDEPATDWTTRQVLEKVRGERGEPVSITVERLGVPKPLTFSIVRDAVPLPSIRTAFMVRPGIGYIALSGGFNTTTEDELRRAMNELTAQGMQSLLLDLRGNPGGLLPQAVSVADVFLRRDQKIVSVRGRQGYSGEEAREYRAKNTAPFEKPVVVLIDRSSASASEIVAGALQDHDRALIVGEPSFGKGLVQRVFELPFGAGLTLTTAKYYTPSGRCIQRSYTSGLLYAYYAHQSPEETPTGEAVATDAGRTVYGGGGITPDIIVKPQTFSAVQSRLSDATFAFARHLAAGLVPGLVNYRIERTDYRHQLRDSDFPITDKVVAAFREFLKSEAQFATLESAVTPNLDFVRNQLRQHLVTAAYGTEAGFRVQLMTDPQFLRAIEAVPQAVELAQRAWLLTETGQRR; from the coding sequence ATGTTTTTCCACCGTCATTTCGCCCGCCTGGCCCTGCTGTTGATGGTCGTTTCCGCCGTCTCCGGGGGGATATTGATGCGCTGGACAGCCTTCGGCTGGGGAAGCCAGCTTGGCCCGCCGGAACATCAGCAGCGCGCTGAACTTGAGCGTTCTGTCCGGGAAGCCCAGGAAGTCATCCTGACGCACTACGTTGCCGCAACGCCGCCGGATCAGCTCACGAAGTCCGCCATCCAGGGCATGCTCCGGGTTCTGGACCCACACTCGAACTTCTTTGACAGCAAAGAGTTCCAGGAGATGCGCACCGAGCAGCACAGCCGCTTCTACGGCATCGGGGTCTCGATTGCGCGCCGCCACGACCGCGTGTACATCCTGGCGACCATCGAAAACACTCCGGCAGCCCGCGCTGGGCTACGGGCTGGCGACGCCATCATCAAAGTGGATGATGAACCAGCAACCGACTGGACAACCCGGCAGGTACTTGAAAAAGTCCGGGGCGAGCGGGGTGAGCCGGTCTCGATTACCGTTGAACGGCTGGGTGTTCCCAAACCGCTCACGTTTTCCATCGTTCGTGATGCTGTGCCGCTGCCCTCGATTCGGACAGCCTTCATGGTGCGTCCCGGCATTGGCTACATTGCGCTGTCCGGCGGGTTCAACACCACGACGGAAGATGAGCTGCGGCGGGCCATGAACGAACTCACGGCGCAGGGCATGCAGTCCCTGCTGCTCGATCTGCGGGGCAATCCGGGCGGTCTGCTTCCGCAGGCTGTCAGTGTGGCGGATGTCTTTCTGCGCCGTGACCAGAAGATTGTGTCCGTCCGGGGCCGCCAGGGGTACAGCGGCGAGGAAGCGCGGGAGTACCGGGCGAAGAACACGGCTCCGTTTGAAAAGCCGGTCGTTGTGCTCATTGATCGCAGTTCGGCTTCGGCCTCTGAGATTGTCGCCGGCGCGTTGCAGGATCACGACCGCGCATTGATCGTCGGCGAGCCGAGTTTTGGCAAGGGGCTGGTTCAGCGCGTGTTCGAGCTGCCCTTCGGAGCAGGGCTGACGCTGACCACGGCCAAGTACTACACGCCCAGCGGACGCTGTATCCAGCGGTCCTACACCAGCGGCCTGCTCTATGCCTACTACGCGCACCAGTCCCCGGAAGAGACGCCAACGGGCGAGGCCGTAGCCACGGATGCCGGGCGGACGGTCTATGGCGGCGGCGGCATCACCCCGGACATCATCGTCAAGCCACAAACCTTCTCCGCTGTGCAGTCCAGACTTTCCGACGCCACCTTTGCCTTTGCCCGACATTTGGCCGCAGGCCTCGTGCCGGGACTGGTAAACTACCGCATCGAGCGGACGGACTACCGGCATCAGTTGCGGGACAGTGACTTTCCCATCACCGACAAGGTGGTGGCGGCCTTTCGGGAATTTCTGAAAAGCGAGGCCCAGTTTGCTACGCTGGAAAGTGCCGTCACGCCCAATCTGGATTTCGTCAGAAACCAGCTTCGCCAACATCTGGTTACAGCGGCCTACGGCACAGAAGCCGGTTTTCGCGTCCAGCTTATGACCGACCCGCAGTTTCTGCGGGCAATTGAGGCGGTGCCCCAGGCTGTTGAGCTGGCCCAGCGGGCCTGGCTCCTCACTGAGACCGGACAACGCCGCTAG
- a CDS encoding acyl-CoA dehydrogenase family protein yields the protein MPKEDFLNIDSLLSSEELQIRDVARQFVRERVLPIIEDCYERGVYPQELIKPMGELGFYGCTLPEEYGCAGLNNIAYGLITQELERGDSGIRSFASVQSSLVMYPIYTYGTEEQKRKWLPALAKGEKIGCFGLTEPDYGSNPSDMVTRAERTKYGWKLNGAKMWITNGSIADVAVVWAKTGADARSIRGFLVEKGTPGFSAPEIKKKHSLRASITSELIFQDCEIPEENLLPNVEGLRGPLSCLNQARYGIAWGAVGSALATYTTALDYSLSRIQFGRPIAAFQLTQRKLADMITEISKAQLLAYHVGKLKDAGKVTPAQISMAKRNNVAMALNVAREARTILGANGISAEYPVMRHMNNLESVLTYEGTHDIHTLIIGAEVTGIQAFK from the coding sequence ATGCCAAAAGAGGATTTTTTGAACATTGACAGTTTGCTCTCTTCCGAAGAGCTGCAAATCCGGGACGTGGCCCGGCAGTTCGTCCGCGAGCGGGTTCTGCCCATCATCGAGGACTGCTATGAACGGGGCGTCTATCCACAGGAACTCATCAAGCCGATGGGAGAACTGGGCTTTTACGGCTGCACGCTGCCGGAAGAATACGGCTGCGCGGGCCTCAACAACATTGCCTACGGCCTCATCACGCAGGAACTGGAGCGGGGGGACTCCGGTATCCGCAGCTTTGCTTCCGTACAAAGCTCACTGGTGATGTATCCGATTTACACCTACGGCACAGAGGAGCAGAAGCGGAAATGGCTGCCGGCGCTGGCCAAGGGCGAGAAAATCGGCTGCTTCGGTTTGACGGAGCCGGACTACGGTTCCAACCCAAGTGACATGGTGACGCGCGCGGAGCGCACCAAATACGGCTGGAAGCTCAACGGGGCCAAGATGTGGATTACCAACGGCTCCATTGCCGATGTTGCGGTCGTGTGGGCCAAAACCGGCGCGGATGCCCGCAGCATCCGGGGCTTTCTGGTCGAGAAGGGAACGCCGGGGTTCAGTGCGCCGGAAATCAAGAAAAAACACTCCCTGCGGGCCTCCATCACTTCCGAGCTGATTTTCCAGGATTGCGAAATCCCGGAGGAAAACCTGCTGCCCAACGTGGAAGGGCTGCGGGGGCCGCTGTCCTGTCTCAATCAGGCGCGCTATGGCATCGCCTGGGGCGCGGTGGGGTCGGCGCTGGCCACCTACACGACGGCGCTGGATTATTCGCTGTCGCGCATCCAGTTTGGCCGTCCGATTGCGGCTTTCCAGCTTACGCAGCGGAAGCTGGCCGACATGATCACCGAAATTTCCAAGGCCCAGCTTCTGGCCTATCACGTCGGCAAACTCAAGGATGCCGGCAAGGTGACGCCGGCGCAGATTTCCATGGCCAAGCGCAACAACGTCGCCATGGCGCTCAATGTGGCGCGTGAAGCCCGCACCATCCTGGGGGCCAATGGCATCAGCGCCGAATATCCGGTCATGCGCCACATGAACAACCTGGAATCCGTCCTGACCTACGAGGGAACGCACGACATCCACACGCTGATCATCGGTGCGGAAGTGACCGGCATTCAGGCTTTCAAGTAA